The genomic segment CATGTTGCATCAACATACTTTCCCGCCAGCAATTTTCTACATGCAGCAATGCATTGAGGCAGTGTGCATGGATTAAGATCAATCCCAATTGCACCCTCCACATTTCTTGGACACACAGTCAATACTTCACAAAATATAATGCATATTACCACTAAATCCCACTTAATGTGCGCCATATCTTTCTTTGCCAGTAATATCTAGCTGTGGGAGAGGATTCAGTTTAATAGCACGAAGAAATGTACCTCTTAAGCTTGGTATATAAAGATGGAGAATAAAGGTTCACATACTTTTGATTACGTCGTGCATCAAATGTATGTGGGCATGTATTTAGGGTGGTATCTGATATCAGGCTCAAGAGCTAACAATCTTTTATATGTTCgtcaaatatattattatgaagatttatatttttgatatcgtaacttgtatattttatatctttagTCATGTTATCAGTCAATTCACACTTTTAATACAATAACGTGCATTTTTTTCCTATTACAGTCATTTTTCATCGGAGTGTTGACGTGTCATCAAAAACATGAACAATATGCAGCGTCATATCAATATTCcaatgaaaaatgactaatgTGCTGCACTTGCTAGCTAATATTCTAGTTATTAATATTGCCTTCCCCATGATGTACTTAATTTGAAGGACCAACAATGACATAGTTgggcataaataaatattttaggcTCTAACTTTAGCTTTAAATTCCACGAAGTTATTTCCTCCGATTTCATTTAAAGTCAGATCAAAGAGAGATGACATGACGGGCCTTAAAAATATTCGGTGACTTTACACATGTAGGATTTCAATAagggttaaaaaaaaaaaactttgatttataaaaaaatattaatcagaAACAAATTATTTAGATTAAAAAAGATATAAAAACTGGCAAAGCAGCTCAGTGTATCAATTAACTGACTGTATACCACCATTCCACTACTTTCTTGGAGTGAAGCAAAAATCTTTCATCCAATTCTTACAATTTACTCTTTCAAACGTTGTTCTGATTGTTGTTCGAACATTATTCATGACGATCCATGAACAAGGACTTCAAAGTCATCATTTCCATTGTCATGTTGTTGCTCTTGAATTCGCTTCGCTGAATCTACTAATGTTACCGGACAATGCCATAACTCGATGAGTTGAAGTGAATCTATTTCTCCTATGCCACAAGGAATCTCATCAATCCAGCGTGCACCTTTGAGACACAAGATTTCAAGGCGTGGGAAGTGTTCTCTTTCCACTTCCCAACTCACCAAATTATCTAAAGAAGAACAAAAGTATTTGAGCAGACAAAATTGGCCTTCCGTCGGCGTCCACTCGGAAACTTGTTCAACATCCATATGCATCATCTGGAGCACTTGAAGATTTGGGAGAGACCCGATTATGGTCATATTTTCCCAAGGCAACGGAACATTTTCAAGAGCTAAATTTTTAAGACTTATTGGGAAAGAATGGTTCCATATCTTTGAGAAATTAGGAAACTTGAACACAGAAACTTTTAGTTCTTCAAGGTTTGTTAGGTGGAAAAGATTGTTGAGATTCAAATCATCCCATTTAGCACGGGTCACATGAAATTCAACTATCAATTTCTTTAGATTCACAAGCATTTTAATGGCCTCTTCAGTAAATCTGAAATTGATCACTATCTCAAGTGTTTGAAGATCACTTTCGTGAATGATTCCGGTGTTAGAGGGACACGATAAAACAAAAGAGGTGTTCATGATCAGATGCCTTAGCTTTGGCATTTCCAAGATTTCATAAGGTACTTGCAATGCTCGTAAGTCGGTATTATGAGCAATTATAGTCTCAAGATTGGGAAGTTTGGATATTGAGGCAGCATCGGGGCGTGATGCATAGTTGAAGGAAAACGAAATGTACCTTAAATTGACCAATGTTGAGATTTCATCTGCCAACTTCGGCCAAGTTACTTGGGGTATATGCAAAACACTGATTCGCCTACAACATAGAGATAATATTGGTCCCCAATGTATATCGCGGAAGAGCAGAACTGTGCGTATGCTTGAATCTAGTATTCGCCATTCCTGGCGATTCTGCGTGCAATGAATGTTAAGGCGACGATTTGGATCCTCTATGGTTTCTATTTGGTCATTCCTTATAGATGAGACATGATGTAGAAACGCCTCTTCCTCAGCTTTTGCTATACAAATTTCCCTCAACAGATCATGGATTCCAATAGTTTGGATTTTTCCATCCGTCCCTTTTTCGCTCACTAAGATAAGGCTTCTTCTAACAAGATCCTCCAAGAACAGTTCTCCCACATCTTCCAAGCATTTAGACTGATCACTTGGTTTAAGAAATCCCTCTGCAACCCACAACTTGATTAGCTTAGAAGCTTGAATCTCAGAATCTTCTGAAAAAGCTGAAATATAGAGGAAACATGGCTTCAGTCTAAGAGGTAACCCATCATAACTCAGGCATAGTATGTTTGAGCAATGTAGCGCGATGCTTGGTTCTGTTGAACTTATATTTTCCGAAACATTTTCCCACCATTCTTGCATTGTGATGTCCTTAGAAAGAAGTAGTCCTGCGACCACCACAATTGTGAGAGGAAGTCCCCGACAATTTCTTGCAGTCTTCTTTCCGATTTCTACCAATTGGAGAGGACAAGATTCTGGTCCAAAAATCATTTCCCGGAGTAGTTTCCAACTTTGATCTTCGTTCAAAAGTTTCATCTGGTGAAACGGTGCATTAGAAGATCCTGCATGAACGGCAACATCTGACAGCCTAGTAGTTAACAAAATCCGACTTTTTATACCATCTTCTGGAAATACCATCTTCACATCATCCCAAGCCTTGTTACTCCATACATCATCAATCACAACGAGATACCGCCTACCTTTGAGATTTTGGTACACAAGTGTTGCCAATTGAGCGTCGCTGGGACCAGGTTGTCCGAGAACAGGTTTTTTCAAGTCGCGAAGAAGCCCCGAAAGAATCTGTCTCCTTTGATACTTTTGAGACACTGTAATCCATGCGCAGATGTCAAACTGACGGGCGCGGAGTGAATCCTCGTAAGCTTTTCTAGCCAGAGTGGTCTTCCCGATTCCTCCCATCCCAACAATCGGGATAACTTGGAGCACAGCTGAATCTTCGTATAACCGTTCTTTGATTGTGTTCAAGTCATCTTCGAATCCGACAACCCTGCTTTTGGCAGTGGATAATTGGCCGGCTTGAGATGAATAAGTAATGGGTCGGAGCCGGAGATCTTCGGCTGGGTTGTTCTTCATCTTCGCTGCTTCTTCCCAGATGAAACTAATCCTTTCAAACGCGATGTTTAAGTCTCTGTCTAAGCTCATCTTGTGCCAATGAATCGAACTCGAATCATCTCCTGTTGACACCAAACATAGATAAGAATCCATGAAATCTTGCGCGTGATATGCGGCATTTCTGATTCCATCTCTCGCAAGATCAGGTGTCCCACCATACTTGTCTGATTAATCTTCGAGGAAAGCGATGAGAGATTCAACCTTTTCATGGAGAGGAACGATTTTAACTCTGTGAAGAGGATCGACATATTGTTGTCCAAGATTCAAGATCTGTCGAAGCGATCGAGCAAGGGAAAGAAGTGCAGCATAAGCTGCGGCCATGGGAGCAAAGATCAATGGGTTTGATTAacctttttattaatttaattaacaatCAATGggaaattatcaataaatcaccAATACTATACTTTTATTCCTGTCAAGAAAAATGCCTGTTTATACTctcttatttataaaaaaaaaatgttttttagttcttgtggggacccggacgctaatcagttcttaatcgtcatcaggatcaatttactaatcaagtaattagggtcataaaattttttctttttaatgcggaatgtagtgaaatcaaactaatatacaactcagtataaaataaagtacaagtcctgtaccgtctacaaatcagtaaaaactaatgttcaacatctaattatcaagtgccaaaaccctatatacatcaaagtccgaagtctccactctatcacgatctctcctcatcttctggaccctgatcctgtcccacctgttgtcatgtacacatacaaacaagacaacagccggataattccgatGAGAATATAATcacagtataaatcaacgaaacatgcaatcatatgataaacataaaagcatggataggtaacagcaatatatatcaaaacctgaaatataatcaatatcaaactgtcgacaatgctcgtaactctacaattcagactagactcaatcctagtctagggatcccggtttccagatgtgggtattcctatatcgaccaacagtaatagaaaagactccagttctatccacgtcgatataaccaaacatccagtgtcctgacctaaccgtcatcaACTGTGGTCCTAtcaccaatacactatcttgtgacatcgtgcaatgtgcccgtggctatcccgccactatcaggtatttttgtcacaagattactcgtctaatgcATGCTCCTATAActccatagaacaagcatttaatcaaatcaataatcacaataatagaacataataataagtatgtgatttagggaaactcaagtacatCCTACTTGAATCGATGtcccagtaccacattgacttatacctttcgtttatTGCAGTTTTGATGACGTTCCTGTCCggaattcaaactctgtcaGTCCCACAATCTGGCCACggcaatatcaataatatcatatcaatatactgctcaaatcgatcccaatctgatcaatatttcaaaatcaacggcataaccgcataatcccgatatcccggtcaatacaACATTACCAGATAATAATCCCCTCAACTAATAATCAataccaatacaatctgatatcatatctcagtcaattaacttcagaaaatcataacaattccataatcagtctgtttcttaatctgacttcgattctatgatgtctaccatgtcaagaacatcatatacgacgtgtattcaattccaacatcataatttcaaaacatgtcaaaacgtagtaaaacttacgtccagttgtagcctgcgttgatatgaacacagtaccgaagtcagattcaaaatcagacggacggatttatcacaaaaggcgtaaggatttttcactcttTTCCAGAAACCTTTTCTCGATTCCCTTGTTGCTGAATTGCGAAGGAAACGAATGgctcaacatatatatatatatatattgcatgtaatTGATACGTGTCTCCCTCAAAATTCATCCAAAgcctttcgcgcatatgcgcgagtattaaTCCTCAGCGCGTACATGCAcagcatctcgcgcatatgcgcgctactcggcgcatatgcgcgaggccatTGTTCAATTtacccaactctcgggtaccctcgcgcatatgcgcgaatctaagtcgcgcatgtgcgcccaactctctggacctctcgcgcatgtgcgcgttttgaggtcgcgcatgtgcgcccaatgcTCGGTCTCTCATTATGGCTTCCGCACAGCTCGCGcctactcttcgcgcatataCGTGAGACCTTCGGTCCTCGCCCCAACAATTCCCACATAAAATCTCCTtttgtgtctcggttagcccctctcataatcgtctcgattaaaatcaataatcgtaatttaacacgatattaaatctcgggcattacagttctATAGTCCGCATTTTTTCCAGATAAAAGTTGttacaaaacattaaaaatataatattaatatatgatatttgagtatcaAATATTTCAGTTCTCATActcatatataatttttaagtaCTCAAAATATATAGCAAGTACTATTATTAATGACTCTTGTCTTCTCTCGGATAAAAATCGATATAATATTTGAATACAAAATGTTTTAAGGTGTATTCATTCAATACTTTCAaagatttttaatgactttttttaaatgatggacttttgtggagttgatagatttttattgacttttatggaatctcatagaattgtaaaacaaatttcatagatttttatagactttttttcaagatttttgtagacttttgtaaactttttcatagaattatgtgaattttgtagtttataattgtgatttattatttattaattttttaaaaataattattggacatagataacctcttcaattttaaattattatttttatttatgaatgtaaatgaattttacttacttaaaggttaaatcaatttaatttgtgaaaaacgacaaatgaactatccaatttattgaaatcaaaatttcaattttttatgtcaattcaacatattaatgaatagtatttttataagttcataataaaattttattaaaagaacactcaaaataatgagtagtcttttataaaaaaatctaatcattactgaaaatttgatcaacatcgttctacattccattggctatgatatccctccatgc from the Primulina tabacum isolate GXHZ01 chromosome 16, ASM2559414v2, whole genome shotgun sequence genome contains:
- the LOC142528267 gene encoding putative late blight resistance protein homolog R1C-3; the encoded protein is MDSYLCLVSTGDDSSSIHWHKMSLDRDLNIAFERISFIWEEAAKMKNNPAEDLRLRPITYSSQAGQLSTAKSRVVGFEDDLNTIKERLYEDSAVLQVIPIVGMGGIGKTTLARKAYEDSLRARQFDICAWITVSQKYQRRQILSGLLRDLKKPVLGQPGPSDAQLATLVYQNLKGRRYLVVIDDVWSNKAWDDVKMVFPEDGIKSRILLTTRLSDVAVHAGSSNAPFHQMKLLNEDQSWKLLREMIFGPESCPLQLVEIGKKTARNCRGLPLTIVVVAGLLLSKDITMQEWWENVSENISSTEPSIALHCSNILCLSYDGLPLRLKPCFLYISAFSEDSEIQASKLIKLWVAEGFLKPSDQSKCLEDVGELFLEDLVRRSLILVSEKGTDGKIQTIGIHDLLREICIAKAEEEAFLHHVSSIRNDQIETIEDPNRRLNIHCTQNRQEWRILDSSIRTVLLFRDIHWGPILSLCCRRISVLHIPQVTWPKLADEISTLVNLRYISFSFNYASRPDAASISKLPNLETIIAHNTDLRALQVPYEILEMPKLRHLIMNTSFVLSCPSNTGIIHESDLQTLEIVINFRFTEEAIKMLVNLKKLIVEFHVTRAKWDDLNLNNLFHLTNLEELKVSVFKFPNFSKIWNHSFPISLKNLALENVPLPWENMTIIGSLPNLQVLQMMHMDVEQVSEWTPTEGQFCLLKYFCSSLDNLVSWEVEREHFPRLEILCLKGARWIDEIPCGIGEIDSLQLIELWHCPVTLVDSAKRIQEQQHDNGNDDFEVLVHGSS